Part of the Geodermatophilus obscurus DSM 43160 genome is shown below.
GGCCGGCTCTGTCGGTTGGGCGCTGGTAACCAAAGCGCTCATCAGGATTCACCGCCAGCAGGAGTGCAACCAGTCCAAGGGCCACGACGATGGCCAAGACTGGCACCGATTCCGACCCCCACCCAAATGGGTCCCGCACCTGCGCGCTCCGCCACATCCTGAGACCGATGAATGGAGAAGCGCCAAGTAAGATTCCGCCTCCGATCGCAATCGACGGTCGCGTTCGGGCTGCCAAAATCCCAACTCCGACGGCGCCGACGGCGACAGCAGCTATCGAATCGGCAATAAGAGTTGGTAACCACTCTCTGAACGCCCCCGTCACGGATAGGAAACTTTCGGCTATGAAACTTCCGGCAGCCAGAATTAGCAGGAGTCCGGCCGTCAGCGAGAGGCCGCGCCAACGAAGTCCTGGGTCTATCTCCGAAATGAGACGCGCCACATCGTGGTGGAGGCCCTCGAAGTGTATGGTAAATGCATGGCGGTCTGCTAGCTTGGCCAAACTCTTAGGTAGTTCCGACCGACGTGGCATGACGGCACCGTTGGTCAAGACTGGAATTACTCGGACGTCACGCTGAAGGGCGGCCTCAATTTCCAGGCGCACGAAGTCATCAGGATCCTCAAGACGCCGCTGGCCCTGCGAGTCCGTCATCCTGAGCCATTGGGGGCCGATGACTGCCAGCAGCACATCGCACGCGCCTACCTTGCTGGCAATTACTTCGCGCCATTTTAGGCCAGGCCCCATCTCGACATCAATAAATACACGCTGCTTGCCGAAGTGATTGGCTAGCTTGTCATATAAGTGGCCAGCGAGAAAGTTTGCTTCCTGGCGCCGATAGGAAATGAAGATGCGGCTTGCTCCCCCTGTAAACACAGATGATGCACCTCCGGCGCTATGGCGGCGGACCAGCATACCGACGTGGAGCCACCGAAACAGCTGACGTCGGCCCGCCGGTTCGAGGAATCGACGGGCGCCCCCGAAACTGACAGGCGATGGCCCCCGAAGGCCACCGTCGAGAGCTTGCGGCTGGCGCCCTCCAGGGCGGGCAGCGGCGCGGCACTAGCTACCCGCGCTCCTCACGCCTGCCTGAACGGGTTCAGCGGTCAGCCCATCCGGCGGGCGCAGCGGGTCAGCCGGTGTGCGATCTCGCGACGGTGCACGACGCAGAACTCCACCGGGCCCGGCAGGGTGACGGCGACCTCGCGCCGGGCCTCCCGGAGGACGGTCAGCAGCTCGGTCAGCGGGTCGGCGGGCATGTTCGTCTCTCCTGCACACCCCCACGATGAGGCAGGGCCGTGGCGTGTCAGCTCCCTGCCGGACGGAGGATCACGCAGGGGGTGACGGGGAGCTAACACGGGTGGTTACCTCCCCGAGCGCCGTCGGTGGGGCGGCGGTACTGATCATGAACCGGAGACACTGATGTGATGGGGCTGCGCTGGAGCGCGCCGAAGGTGGTCCTGCGGGGTCGTCACCGGGACGGGGACCCCTTCGTCCTCGCGCTGTGCGCCCTGGGCGGCTTCCTACTCGCCTCGGCCATCACGTTGACCGGCTGGGATTTGTCGAACGTCGTCATGGGTGCGGGGTCGGTGCTGGCCTTCGCCCTGGCGGGGCGGCTGCGGCGGGGCGGCGTAAAGACGATCAAGGAGGAGAACGACCAATGACCCTGCTAACGCTCGCCGCGTCGGCGTGGAAGTGGATCGCGACCGTGGTCACGATGCCGGTGTGGCTGCCCGTGGTGGCCGCACTGCGGCGGGCGGAGGCCCGGTCGTGAAGCTCACCGGACGGAAGAGGGGGGAGCCGATAGGGCCGCGTCAAAGTCGGAAATGCCTGGTCTGACCTGCGGAGATGGTCGACACTGGCCCCGGTGAGGCGCCTGAGCCTTCCCTATAGCTCCCTGCCTGCAAGGTCAGCACCGGCCTTCCGCCCAGGTCAGAGTGACCTGATGGTTCGATGCGCCGACAGCACGGCCATGTTGACTCCTCGCCGCAGCTCGTCCTCGGCGGAATCTACGCAGCAGATGCCTGCACAACGACTTGACGCGGCCCTGGATAGGCACCGGGGCGATGCCGGCCCACTCAGGGGACACTCTGGCCCCCGCGTGAGGCTGAGGTGGCCAACATGGTCGACAGGGTCCCCCTTGCGGATGGATAGTCTCGCAAGAAGACCCCACGGGCAGACTGGCCCGTTCACGAGGGACCAATGACGCGATGTGGCGAAGAAGACACGTACTTTGGGCGCTGTGGGGCGTGGCTGTCGCGGGTCTCATCTTTTCGTCTTCTGGGGTGGTCCATGGCTCTTCACCCAGCATCCGAGCCATGGACTCACGGCCGAGCAGGAACTCAAGGCCAAGAACGACGTTCGCACGACGCTGGTGCAGAGCGTCGGCCTGCTCGCCCTACTCGGCGGGGTTATCAGCTACCGCAACCAACGACTTCAGCAACATGACCAGGCCCGCGCCGCAGCCATGACTCTGGCCCAGCAGATCACCGACACTTACACCAAGACTGTTGACCAACTCGGCCACGCTCAGGCCCAGGTCCGCTCAGGCGCGCTGTACACCCTTGAGAGCCTCGCGCAGGAGAATCCTGCACGGCGGCCAGACCATCGTCAACATCGTCTGCGCTTACCTCCGGATGCCCTACACCCCGCCTGGGCAAAACGCGTCGAGCCCGGACCCGACTGACCGCCTGAAGGATTTCACCGACCAAGAGCGAGAGCGAGACACAGCCCGGGAGCTCCAGGTGCGCCAGACAGCACAGCAGCTTCTCGCCGACCACCTCCGCCGTCCCCCCTACATGTCGTACGACGAAGAGCAGCGCACCTGGGCCTCCCGCGAGGTGACGTTCTGGCCGCATATCAGCCTCGACCTCACTGGCTCCACCCTGGTCGACCTAAACCTGAACGACATGTCAGTCGTCCGTGCAATTTTCACGAGAGCATGCTTTCTTGGTGACGCCTGTTTCAGTGGGGCGAACTTCTCCGGCGAGGCGAACTTCGACGCGGCAACATTCTTCGACGGGGTCAAGTTCGACGGGGCGAGTTTCTCAGACGACGCCAGCTTCACCGGTACACGCGTCCTGCGCCTCGACGACCCGGACCTCAACAAGGGCGGCAAGGGCGCACGCAGGGTATGGCCGGAGCAATGGATCATTCACCCTGACGCAGACGACCCGAGGCGAGGCACGCTGCTTCCTTCAGCACTGGAGTAAGCGGGGGTTGACTTCGTCACGTGGAGGTGAAGTCGATGCTCAAGGTCCCCGCCTGGCAATAGGCTCGCCACCTGAGATAAGCCCTCCAGCCGCCTTCAGTTTGCGTTGTCACCGGCCCGAGGATCAACCCCATTCGTACCGGGGCTGACTCTTGGAGCCTGCACCCATGACCCTGACCACCGGCACCGCCGGACCCCCGAGCAGGTCGAGAGCCTGCTCATCAAGCCTGTCCTCGCTGCGTCCGTCGCCCTCAACCCGTCCTGCTCGCGGGTGCTCCGGCCGACTGCCCCGTCCGTCAGGCTGCCCGCCGAGTGGGTCGTCACCGCCGTCCGCCGGGACGCCAAGGTGAAGGCCGACCGCTCGGCGTTCTTCACCTCCGACCGGGTCGCCGTCGGGGC
Proteins encoded:
- a CDS encoding toll/interleukin-1 receptor domain-containing protein, which produces MFTGGASRIFISYRRQEANFLAGHLYDKLANHFGKQRVFIDVEMGPGLKWREVIASKVGACDVLLAVIGPQWLRMTDSQGQRRLEDPDDFVRLEIEAALQRDVRVIPVLTNGAVMPRRSELPKSLAKLADRHAFTIHFEGLHHDVARLISEIDPGLRWRGLSLTAGLLLILAAGSFIAESFLSVTGAFREWLPTLIADSIAAVAVGAVGVGILAARTRPSIAIGGGILLGASPFIGLRMWRSAQVRDPFGWGSESVPVLAIVVALGLVALLLAVNPDERFGYQRPTDRAGPMLILVGAFAPVALSLVGSTIPTSDSDFGTLKFSDPMVLAYSVILAALVAFTQGALQGAILAGWAGGAAFVLANTVWLRIYSDPPLAPILNAQLLLCGFTVAILAATARLALRGDRPFASSAGAPNPHKTP
- a CDS encoding pentapeptide repeat-containing protein, which produces MRQTAQQLLADHLRRPPYMSYDEEQRTWASREVTFWPHISLDLTGSTLVDLNLNDMSVVRAIFTRACFLGDACFSGANFSGEANFDAATFFDGVKFDGASFSDDASFTGTRVLRLDDPDLNKGGKGARRVWPEQWIIHPDADDPRRGTLLPSALE